The Polaromonas sp. SP1 DNA window TCCACATCACCGACATCGAAGCCGCCATCAATTACTGGCGCGAGAAAAAGCCCTCACCCGACGGCATTACGCTGGCGCCCGAGTTGCGCGCGCTGGCCGAGGTGTATGCCCTCATGATTTTTTACCATGAGGATGAGGCCGACGAAAAGTCCTTCCCGCCCAAGGCGCTGGCCGCCTGGCGTGCCTGGTACGACACCACGGCCGACACGCCCTGCATCGCCATCTGCTCGACCAGCCAGGGCGACGCCCTGTGCAAGGGCTGCGGCCGCAGTTTTGACGAAGTGCAGCACTGGCCCGAAATGAGCCCGGCGGCAAAACGCGCCACCTGGCGGCGCATCACGCAAGAAGCCACGGCCTGGCGTTTTGGCCGCTATGCCGACCGCGCGCTGGAAAACAGGAACCCGCCGGCGCCGGACGAGCCAAGCTGAATTTTTAAGCCTTTTTGGCCTCCAGCCCAATACCCGTATTGGGATGCAGCTATCAAATTAATAGCGAAAATCACGCCGCAACGGGCTACACTGGCGCATGATCAGGCTGACCCGCGCACCCAATATCGCCATCGCCGCACTGTGGGCCGACGCCCTGCAGCAAGCCGGGTTCGC harbors:
- a CDS encoding DUF3717 domain-containing protein, with the protein product MPGIHITDIEAAINYWREKKPSPDGITLAPELRALAEVYALMIFYHEDEADEKSFPPKALAAWRAWYDTTADTPCIAICSTSQGDALCKGCGRSFDEVQHWPEMSPAAKRATWRRITQEATAWRFGRYADRALENRNPPAPDEPS